The following coding sequences are from one Musa acuminata AAA Group cultivar baxijiao chromosome BXJ2-4, Cavendish_Baxijiao_AAA, whole genome shotgun sequence window:
- the LOC103983381 gene encoding uncharacterized protein LOC103983381 isoform X1, whose amino-acid sequence MFTIDKYQQIGFFPREKAFSLRYQTAGMLETVLRAGVLGEDDTGEESPKNLKIPSKWPSVVCENCLYSLEKDMRTRAFHIMDPKGILEMLVIFIEEQGNEMPAFSTWNLEDTTSTNNESGTTTNVRWTGTISNNLVVTFDGGFQLTLLPGGMYMASPEKRQKLVRTYDVEGLVVSSTCFYEIKV is encoded by the exons ATGTTTACGATTGACAAGTATCAACAG ATTGGATTCTTCCCAAGAGAGAAAGCATTTTCTCTTAGGTACCAAACTGCTGGTATGCTGGAAACTGTTCTAAGAGCAGGTGTGCTTGGAGAAGATGACACTGGTGAAGAATCTCCCAA AAACTTGAAGATTCCTTCAAAATGGCCTTCTGTTGTCTGTGAAAATTGTCTATATTCTCTGGAGAAAGATATGCGAACAAGAGCTTTCCACATAATGGATCCAAAGGGCATTCTTGAAATGCTTGTTATTTTTATTGAAGAACAAGGAAATGAGATGCCTGCTTTTTCAACTTGGAATTTAGAG GACACAACTTCGACAAACAATGAGAGTGGCACTACCACTAACGTGCGTTGGACAGGCACGATAAGCAACAACTTGGTGGTGACCTTCGATGGAGGCTTCCAGCTGACCTTATTACCTGGAGGAATGTATATGGCTTCACCGGAGAAGCGGCAGAAGCTCGTGCGCACTTACGATGTGGAAGGTCTTGTAGTGTCATCTACTTGTTTCTATGAGATCAAAGTCTAA
- the LOC103983381 gene encoding uncharacterized protein LOC103983381 isoform X2 yields MFTIDKYQQIGFFPREKAFSLRYQTAGMLETVLRAGVLGEDDTGEESPKNLKIPSKWPSVVCENCLYSLEKDMRTRAFHIMDPKGILEMLVIFIEEQGNEMPAFSTWNLEFLATVDGIENETILNNIV; encoded by the exons ATGTTTACGATTGACAAGTATCAACAG ATTGGATTCTTCCCAAGAGAGAAAGCATTTTCTCTTAGGTACCAAACTGCTGGTATGCTGGAAACTGTTCTAAGAGCAGGTGTGCTTGGAGAAGATGACACTGGTGAAGAATCTCCCAA AAACTTGAAGATTCCTTCAAAATGGCCTTCTGTTGTCTGTGAAAATTGTCTATATTCTCTGGAGAAAGATATGCGAACAAGAGCTTTCCACATAATGGATCCAAAGGGCATTCTTGAAATGCTTGTTATTTTTATTGAAGAACAAGGAAATGAGATGCCTGCTTTTTCAACTTGGAATTTAGAG TTCCTAGCAACAGTGGACGGCATTGAGAATGAAACTATCTTGAACAACATTGTTTGA